The DNA window TGCGGACGGTGTCCTTCTTCTGTTCTTCTGCTGGTCTTTGCGGTATCTCGTCAGCCATGGAATAACCCTCCGAAGTGCTGGATAAACATACGCGTCCGCCTGCGGCGCTGTCAAATTGTTTCTCCCCATCGAACGGATGATGTTGCCAGTAGTGATGCTTCGAAGATGGGCACTCATAGGGCGACAATTTGGGAAACTTTCGGTAGTGTGGACGCCATGGCCACGCCCGCACCCGCTTTGATCTCCGCCAACGGATTGGTCCTCGCTTATGGGGCCGCGCCGTTGCTGGAAGAGGTCACGTTGTCCGTCGCGCCCGGCGAGAAGGTTGGGCTGGTTGGGCGGAATGGGTGCGGGAAGACGAGCCTGCTGAAAATCCTGGCGGGCGAGGTGACCGCCGATGCCGGGGAGATTTCCCGGCGACGCGGGTTGCGGGTCGGTTATCTGCCACAGGAGTTCGAACTGGATGGCAACCGGACCGTGCGACAGAACATCGAAGACGGCGCGGCGGACCTGTTGGACTGGATTGCGCGGTACGAGGCGGGTACCGGCAGCGACGACGAGCTGGCGGAATTGTTGCACCAAATCGAGGGCGCTGATGGTTGGAACCTGTCCTCACGGATTAACGCCAGCACGACCGCCCTGGGTGCGCCGCCACTGGATGCGTTGGTCGGCCCGCTTTCCGGGGGCGAGAAACGGCGGGTGGCGCTGTGCCGGGCGCTAGCGGCACAACCGGATTTGCTTTTGTTAGACGAACCAACCAATCATCTCGACGCGGAATCGATTCGCTGGCTCGAAGAGTTTCTCCAACGGTTTGCGGGCGCAGTGATCTTCGTGACACACGACCGGTACTTCCTTGATGTCATTGCCACGCGGATCATCGAACTTGACGGTGGCCGTTGTTACTCGCATCCCGGCAACTACACGGCGTACCTGGAATCCAAGGCGATTCGGCAACAGATCGCCGAGCAGTCGGAACGCCGCCGCCAACGATTTCTGCGGATTGAATTGGAATGGGTGCGCGCCGGTGTCCGGGCGCAGCGTTCGAAATCGCATCACCGGTTGGACGCGTTCTACCAGGTGGCCGGGCTGGAAGCGCCGCCGGAAGAGCGCGAGATGGATTTGCTGATTCCGCCGGCGCCGAAACTGGGCAACATCGCCGTGGACCTCGAGGATGCCGGCGCAAAGGTGGGCGAACGCTGGCTCTTTCGCAACCTGACTTTTCAGTTGAAGCCCGGGCAGTGTACCGGTGTGGTGGGTCGCAATGGGGTCGGCAAGACCACGCTGCTGCGCCTCTGTCTCGGCGAGCGTCTGCCCGATGGTGGCAGCGTGGTTATCGGGAAGAAGGTGGTGTTCAATTACATCGACCAGGCGCGGATGCAGTTGACCGACACGAACACGGTGTTGAGCGAAGTGGCCGGTGGCAGCGACATGGTGGTGTTCGGTAGCCAGACGATGAGCGCGCGGAGTTATTTGCGGCGGTTCCTGTTTGCCGACGACCGGATGAACGAGCCTGTGGAACATCTCTCGGGCGGTGAACGCGCCCGGCTGATGCTGGCGAAGGTGTTGAAGCGCGGCGGGAACGTGATCGTGCTCGATGAACCGACGAACGACCTCGATTTGCCGAGCTTGCGGATGCTGGAGGAAGCGCTGGCGGATTTCGAGGGCAGCGTGCTGGTGGTCAGTCACGACCGGTATTTTCTCGACCGCATCTGCGACCAGATCGTGGCGTTTGAGGATGGCGGAAGTGTGTTCGTCCAGCCCGGCAATTACTCCTACTATCTGGAGAAGCGCCAGCAACGCGAGCGGGCGCCGGCGCGGATCGCCGAACTAATCGCGACTGCAACCCAACCGCCGCGTCCACGCAAGCTGAGCTTCAAAGAGCAACGCGAATTGGAAGGCATGGAAGCCGCCGTCCTGGCAGCCGAGGCGCGCATGGCGAAGTTGGAGCGAACCTTGAACGAACCCGGTTTCTACGTTACCCGCGCGAAAGAAGCGCCGGCCTTCGTCGCCGAACTCGCTTCCGCCAAAGCCGAGGTGTCCCGGCTTTATGCTCGCTGGGCGGAATTGGATCAAGTCGGCAAGGGATTGGCGTGAACATTCTGTGGTAGGATGCGAATGGTTGCCATGACTGATTTATCCCAGGAAATTGCCCGGCGGAGGACGTTTGCGATCATCTCGCATCCGGATGCTGGCAAGACGACGTTGACGGAGAAGCTGCTGCTGTATGGCGGGGCCGTGCAACTGGCCGGCTCGGTCACCCAGCGCCGACAGCAACGCGCCACGACTTCCGACTGGATGGAACTGGAACGGCAACGCGGGATTTCCATCAGCTCGACCGTTTTGCAGTTTGAGTATGAGAATTATTACATCAACCTCCTCGACACGCCGGGCCACCAGGATTTCTCCGAGGACACCTACCGGGTACTCACCGCGGTCGATGCGGCGGTGATGGTCATCGATGCGGGCAAAGGCATCGAACCGCAGACGCGCAAGTTGTTTGCCGTGTGCCGGCAGCGCGGCGTGCCGATTTTCACTTTCATGAACAAGCTCGACCGACCCGCGCGTGGGCCGCTGGCATTGCTCGATGAGCTGGAGAACGTCCTCGGCATTCACGCCTGCGCGATGAACTGGCCGCTGGGCAATGGGGTCGCTTTCAAGGGCGTATTCGACCGCGCCCGCCAGCAGGTTCATCTCTTCGAGCGCACAGCGGGCGGCATGTACCGCGCCCCGGTCAGCGTACGCGACCTGGCCGACCCGCAGGTGCGCGCGGTGTTGAGCGACAAGGATTATCAAGAGGTCGTTCACGAACTGGAATTGCTCGACGGCGCGGGCGCCGTATTCGATGCTGCGGCGGTGGCGGCGGGCCGGCTCACCCCGGTATTTTTCGGCAGCGCGGTGAACAACTTCGGTGTGCAGTTACTGTTGGACGACTTTCTGGAACACGCCTCGGCGCCGACGCCGCGACGTTCGGGGGAGAGATGGATCGCGCCGGAAGAGGCGGCGTTTTCTGGATTCATCTTCAAGATCCAGGCGAACATGGATCCGCGGCATCGTGACCGGATCGCGTTTGTGCGGGTCGTGTCCGGTAAATTCGAGCGCGATATGATGGCGATTCATACACGCACCGGCAAGAAGGTCCGGCTCGGCAGTTCGCACAAACTTTTCGGGCGCGAACGCGAAACCGTGAATGAGGCCTATCCCGGCGATGTCATCGGACTTGTGGGCCACGACGAATTTGGCATCGGCGACACCCTCAGCACCGACCCAACCATTCAATACGACGAGATACCACAGTTCACCCCCGAATGTTTTGCCTACCTGCGCAATCCATCACCTGCGCATTTCAAGCGGTTCCGGGCGGGACTTGCGCAGCTGTTGCAGGAACGGGTGGTCCAATCCTTCGAGTTACCGGATGCGGCGGAGAAGGTGCCGTTGCTGGCGGCGGTGGGGCCGTTGCAATTCGAGGTGGTGCAGTTCCGATTGGAATCGGAGTACGGCGCCGCGTCGCGGTTGGAAGAGGTCCCGTGGAAAACGTTGCGATGGATTTCCCCGACGGTTTCCGCCGAAATGCTGGTGGCGGCGACCATCCCGACCGGGGTGCGCGTGGCGCTCGACAGCGCCAAGCGGCGGGCCCTGTTGTTTCCGAGCGAGTGGACGTGCGATTATTTTGTGCAGAAGAACCCGACGATCCCGATTTCCGCGCTGCCCTTTCGTGAGGAGAGCGATAACAAAGGGACTTCTCTTTGACGCGTTGGCAAACTTCGCCTAGCATCGGGCCATGACGCATACGGTGACTTTGATTCCGGGGGACGGTATCGGGCCTGAGATCGCCGACGCTGTGCAGAAGGTTTTGGCGGCGGCGGGGGCGCCGGTGCAATGGGACTTCCAGCCGCTGAATGAAATTATCCTCACGGAAACGAAAGGGGTGCCGCCGGCGGCGGTGCTTGATTCGATTCGGCATAATCGCATTGCTTTGAAGGGGCCGCTCATGACGCCGGTGGGCACGGGCTACACGAGCCTGAATCTGGTGTTGCGCAAGACGTTCGATTTGTATGCGAACGTGCGGCCTGCGAAAACCCGTCCCGGCGTCCGGTCGCGCTATGACAACGTCGATATCATCGTTGTCCGCGAGAATACTGAGGGTGAGTACTCGGGGCTGGAGCATGAGGTGGTGCCGGGGGTGGTGGAATCGCTGAAGGTGATCACGCGGAAGGCGTCGGACCGCATCGCGCGTTACGCGTTCGAGTTGGCCCGCGCGCAGAAGCGGAAGAAAGTCACAGCGGTCCACAAGGCGAACATCATGAAGCGGAGCGATGGGCTGTTTCTGGAGTGCTGCCGCGCGGTGGCGCAGCAGTTTCCCGAGATTCCCTACGACGAGATGATCGTGGATAACACCTGCATGCAGCTTGTGCTACGGCCGGAAAGATTTGATGTCATGGTCCTGCCGAATTTGTACGGCGACATCGTGAGCGACCTCTGCTCGGGCCTCATCGGCGGCCTTGGCGTGGCGCCGAGCGGGAATATCGGCGAGCACGGCGCGATTTTTGAAGCGGTGCACGGCAGCGCGCCCGACATCGCGGGAAAAGGCGTGGCGAATCCGACCGCGTTGCTGCTTTCCGCGGTGATGATGCTGCGGCATCTTGGCGAGATGGAGATCGCCGCGCGCGTGGAAGACGCAGTGCAGAAGGTCTTGCGGGAAGGGCAGCACGTTACCGGTGACCTCGGCGGCAAGGCCGGGACGGTGGAGATGACGGAGGCGATTATCGCGGCGCTCTAGCGACGGGTTCCTGCATTCGCGTCATGCAACTGTGCCGCTTGCGTTAATATTGTAGACCGACCCCTTTACAGCGGCGAGTTCGGTGCCAACAGGCAAGGCCCCCGATGCCAATTACCAATAGCATCAACGCGCTCGGTTCGGGGACGGCCTGAGTGGAAAACGAGATCGCGTCCAGAAGCATGAGGCCGTTACCGAAGTTGGTTAGCATCGAAAAGCTAATTTCCTCCTCCGAGTTGGCAAACGCGGAAATGTCGCACCCATAGAAGTTGCCACCAAGTGGCACGATGGGCGTGTTCACACCGCCCACGGCGACGGCGACATCGCTGGGAACGTTTGTAAAGGTCAACTGAATCGTGGCTTCAAACTGGACCGACTTAACGCCAGCCGGGATCAGACCTGTTTGGGCAATGCTGGCTGGCTGTGCTCCTTGATTTTGGGTGCCACCCGCTTGGAGAATGGCGGAGTAGAGCCCTTGGAGGGGCTGAAATTGCGCACCGAACGCTGGGGACAGATAGTTTGGTGCCAAAATGCCCAAATTAGCGTTCCCCAGCGTAATAGAGTTCTCACCGATTGTTGTGAGTTGATTTGTCCCAATGTATGCCGACCAACCAGGAAGGCCGTTTGTGACTGACACAGCCGCAGTCTGGTTGATGGGCAAAACAGGCACATTTGCCCCTTCAAAATCGAGATTTTGAAACGTCTGAGCCAATAGGCTGGGCGCACAACTGAGACACAACAGTAGATAACAGACGATCCCTTTTTTCATCCCAGACCTCACAACCCACGATACTCCTTGCCCGCTTGCTTTACAAGCTGAACTGGACTGATGGAGCCGCGCCATATATCGGAAAGCGATGTTTTTCACTGGACTTGCGAGGTGGGGCGGAGTAAGATTGGGACGGTTCTTTGAAAAACTAATGTTGATCTGCCGGTGTCCACATTCGGCGCTTCATAGAAGCGCCGCTACACCAGAGGAAGGCGCTGAAAAATACCGTTTCTGCGAAACGAACCCACCAGTTAACAGGTTGATGCGCAATGAGAAGCGAGGATGGTCTTCAATCGGCACACTGTAATTTGCACGCTCCAAAAAGAGGCGGGGTTGCCGCGGAAAATGTGGGCGTTTGCGACCTCGGCACTCACTGGTCGCGTCTTCACTGCGTTACGGCTCATGCGGCCAGTGCCGCATTCGGCTACGCCTTCTTGGGGCAGCAGTGGAGGATGTCGTAGGGTTTGACGTCCTTGGGACTTGGGCCGGTGACGAGGTAGATGGCATCGGTCAATTTCTCGACGCTGCGGTGGTAATCCCAGCGGAGCATGGCGGTGTGCTGGACGACAAAGCGCGGGTCGTCGTCGCGGAAGCAGGAGACGCAACTCGGGTCGGGCAGGCCGACAAGAAATTCGTCCGTGCTGAGGTTGTGCGCAGTCGTGTTATAGAAATCCTCGAAGAGGATGAACGACGCGCTGAAGGCGTGGTCAACGTAGCTGATCGCCTGTGTCTGGCTGTCCTCATTGCGCAGGCCGCGGGGCGCGACGGGCGAGATGCTGTAGAGATTGTCGAGTAGATCTTCCATGATTTCGTTGAGCGAATCCCGCGACCAGTTTTTCAACCGTTCCGAGTTCACCCCGTAGGTGAAGACGGAGCCCTGGACGACCGCGCCGATGCCGATGCCGGGCCACAAGGGCGCCCGGTGCGCCGGCAGATTGCGCGAGGCTGTCCGAAAAATCTTTGGGAACAACAGCGGCTTGATTTGCTTGTAGCTTTTCAAGTCGGGCACATCGTCGCCGCAGTAGTCGAGCAGGTTGATGTGCGACTCGATCAAATCGTCCATGCGGTGCGGTTCGAGCAGGTAATGATGATAGAGGTGCTCGAGCAACACGGTCTGCCCATCCGCAAGCGTCAATGCCAGGCCTTCAGGTGAGCGGATCGCCAGTTGCGGGCGCTGGTGTTTTAGCAGGCTGAAGTAATAGTTGGTGAAACTGGCCGTGTCGAGGTGCGGTTCGTCGTGCAGTTCCAGCGAGCCGATGATCTCCTCGAGTTCATCGTCGTCGACGCCGGCATCGCTGCTGCGGCAGCGGTAGAGACAGCGGACCTGGACGCGGCCGCGGCTGAAGATCCAGACGCGTGTATGGCCGAAATCAGCGAGGTGATCATCGTCTTTCGGTTCGGCGCGCGTGTAGGTCATGTACGCCAGCGTGGAACCGCTGCGGGAGCCGCGTTGGATGACGGGCTCCTCGATCTGGGGCCAGGTGCGCTTTTCGCAGTCGATGAGCGATTGCAACGCGCGATCCGGGCGCATCGATTCGGGCGTTTGTTTTTCAAACTGGCAGGCCTCCATCTTCAGGTACCCGCCAGTGGTCAAACTGGCGAGGCTGACGTGCGGGGAGCCCTCATGGGTCAGAGGCAGCCACCCATCGGGATAAATGACCGTATAGTTTTTTTCCGGGTCGCTGTACTCTGGCATGGCCAAATGTAAAGCAGCCACCTTGCCAAGCTCGAAACGACGGTGGCCATTCGCAGAATTGGGCTTTCGGCCTGTCTGGAAAGAGTTGAGAGACAGAATTGAACGTCTTCCGAAACGAATAAAATGCTGTAGTTTTGAGGATTGATTCAGTTCCGGTAATTGCGTAGGCTGGTCCGGTCATGAGCAAGGTCATTCGCGGCAAGGCATACGTGGTGCGGGACAATATTGACACCGACCAGATCATTCCGGCGCAGTATTTGAACCTCGTGCCGACGATTCCCGAGGAATACGTGAAGCTCGGCAGCTTCGCGTTGTGCGGGCTACCGAAGGATCAGTACCCGACCCGTTTCATTCCCGAAGGCGAGACACAGACACCGTACACGATTGTCATCGGCGGGCGCAATTTCGGCTGCGGCAGTTCGCGCGAGCACGCGCCGATCGCGCTCGGCGCGGCGGGCTGCGAGGCGGTGGTGGCGGAAAGTTTTGCGCGCATTTTCTTCCGTAACAGCGTGGCGACGGGCGAACTTTACCCGGTGGAAGCGACGGCGCGGATTTGTGAGACGGTGAAGACGGGCGACGAGGTGGAACTCGACCTGGACGGGAACACGTTGAAGGTCCTCAAGACGTCGAACGTTCTTGCGACGAAGCCGCTCGGTGAGGCGCGGCCGGTGATCGACGCCGGCGGTTTGTTCGACTTCGCGCGCAAGAGCGGCATGATCAAGGCGCAGGGCAACCACTCCAAGGTGACCGAGGAGTTGGCCGCGAACGAGCCGGCCGACGATTAGTCGGAATAGCTGTTGACTCATCGTCGGAAGGGCGGGCACAGTGAACATCGAATACGGAGGCGCACGCCACTTTGCGAAGCTTCAACCTGGTTGTTATCGGGGTTTTCCTGGCCGTCGGCTCGCTGTTCGCATCCGAAGTGAAGCTGAAGGACGGCACTGTTTATGATGACGTGAAGATTGTGGCGCGCGATGGCTACAGCATCCGAATCGCCATGCCGCAGGGCGAGGTCAAGCTGCCCCTCGCATCAATCGAAAGCATCGACGGCGTTGAAGTCGTCCCAACCGAACAGCCGACCCCGCAGAAACCGTCCCTGCCTCTCGGACCGGCGCCTTACGTTCATCGCTGGAGAATGGATGTTTTTCTCGTGTTCCTCAGTGTGGCCACGATGGGGTGGATCGCAGCGCTGGTTTGGGTACAGCATGACGTGAAGGGAATGCCCGAGACGGTCCGCCGCGTCAACGCGAGCGTGCTTTTGCTCCCGTTCGCCGGGTTCCTGATGTATTTGGGGAAGCGTCGGCATCGTTTACGCGATGGTGAGGCACCCCGGACACTTACCGGCCGCGTGGCCGGTTTGAAGTCGGACGAGGCCCCAAAGAAGCGGGGACTGTTTGGCGGGCGGACAAAGATCGCCGCGACGCTTGGGGCCAAGAAACAGCGTGTCGGGATGGAGTTTCTCGATGTGGATGGCAATCCGATTGCGATCCGCAAGGACATGCCGGAAATGACCGGCATCGAGGCGGCGCGCGAGGTGTTGGAGGATGCCATCAGCGAGCGCGCCAGCGACATTCACATCGAGCCACAGGCCGACGGGTGCCGTGTCCGCTTCCGCATCGACGGCGCACTGCAGGAGCGGTTAACATTTACCAGGGCGGACGGGCTGCGTGTGGTCGCGGCGCTGAAGACCCTGGCGCAGATTGATGTGGCGGAGAAACGGAGAGCGCAGGACGGCCGATTTCGCGTGCGCACGGGAGCGAGCGAGGTGGATTTCCGCGCGGCGACGACCAGTGCGATTCACGGCGAGAAGATGGTGCTGCGCATCCTGGACCGTAAGAGCGGGGTGTTGGGCCTCGGCGACCTCGGAATGCGCCCGGACATGATGGAGCGCTTCGACCGCGTGATTCACTCGCGTAACGGCATTATCCTCGCGACCGGCCCGACCGGGTCGGGCAAGACATCGACGCTGTACGCGGCGCTGAGCCGGCTCGACCGAAAACGGTTGAACATCATGAGCATCGAAGACCCTGTGGAGTACGAACTGGAGGGGGCGACGCAAATTCCGGTCAACGTGAAAGCGGGTGTCAGCTACGAAGCGGGGCTCCGTTCGATTCTGCGGCAGGATCCGGACGTGATTTTTGTGGGAGAGATGCGCGACGCGGAGGCGGCCAAGATCACGGTCCGCGCCGCGTTGACGGGACACCTGGTATTCAGCTCGCTACACGCGAAGAACGCGGTGGGGACGATCGCGCGTTTGGAAGAGATTGGCGTGGAGCGCTACCAGATTTCCTCGGCGCTGCTGCTGGTCGTGGCCCAGCGGCTGGTGCGTGTGTTGTGCAAGAAATGCAGCGTGGCATATCCGGCAACGGGACATGAATTGGATGAGATCGGTTTGGATTTCGAGCCGGGAAGCCCCCTTTATCGCGCGGTGGGTTGCGAGGCGTGCGATGAGACCGGCTATCGGGGCCGCACCGGTATTTTCGAGATGCTTGTACTGGACGAGGAGTTGCGCAAGGCGTTGAACGAGGGTGCCAACGAGCAGGTACTGACCAAGCTGGCTGCCGGGAAGGGCCTACGGTCCTACTACTGTGATGGCGCTGAAAAAATTTTGCTGGGCATCACGTCGGTGGAGGAAGTGATGCAAGCGAGCTGATTATGGCGGAAACCATCCCACTGATCCTCAGCATTGGCGCGATGGCGTTAATCCTGACATTGGCATGGGGGGGAGCGGTCGTATTCGGTGTGTTCTACGAATTGACCAGTGCCGTGCTGTTGTTCTTTGCGATGATGGTGACGCTGCGATACTGGTACGAGGCGACGCGCTGGGTGGAATCGGTGATGCCGGGGGCGGGCGCCTATGGCGCATTCGGGGCGTATTGGGCGGTGTTTTTGGTGGGGTGCCTGCCGTTGATCCTGGTGCTCAATCGTCTCACGCAAGATGCGGTGCCGCGCTACCCGAAGATCCTCGATTGGGTCCTGGGATTCGTTTTTGGTTTCATCGCCGCCACGATCCTGGTTTGCTGCGTGATGACGAGCCTGTCGGTCGTTGTCCCCAAAATCTGGGAGCCGTATAATCGCGACGCCTTGACAGTGCCGTTTGATCGATACCCGATCGCGGTTTATCGGTACATCGAGGATGCGGTGGGAGTCAAAGCGAACGATCCGGGGCACACGCGGTTCCCCACCTTTGAAAAGAAGGACGGGGACGACTTTCAAAAATACTGGCAATGAAGGTTGGTCGCAAGCTCCCGCAGTTCAATCCTTGATCAGGAACCGGGAGATAAAGAAAAGAATCGCGACGACGATGATCGCCATCGCCACCCAGTTGTTCTTTGCCCAGGCAACGAGGCCCCCGAGCACTTCGGGCGACTCCGCGGCGGGTGGCGGCGCGGGCGATGGCGCGGGTGGAGCCCTGGATGCCTCGACGGTATTCGTCGGGGTCGTTAGCTCGGGTGGGTGCGCTTTCAGCGTTGTGAGCCTCTGTTTTACGGCATCGCGTTGACTCACGGCGAAATCAAATTGGTTCTGGGCGGCATTGAGTTCACTGCGGGCCTGATCAACGGCGATGTGGGCCTGGGTGGTTGACAGCGAGTTGCGATCCGTGGCCTGCGCCAGCGTTGCCTCGGCCGAGCGCAGTGCCTGACGAGCCCGATCCACCCGATCCCGAGCAGACGAGACCTCACCCACCAATTGCCGTTGTTGACGGTCGAGCGAATTCGTGGCCGATTGATAAGCGGACACCAGTAACGGTCGTGCCGCCGAAGCCAGCTCCGGCTGTCTTTCCATGCGAACGACGAACTGGAGCCGTTGGACAGCCGTCTCGAATCGGCGTTGGGCCATGAGTTCGCGGGATTCTTGCAGCAACTGCTGGCCCCACGCGCGCTCCATCTGCGGCGCAACCTCCGCGGCAGGCGACCATCGGCCACGAAACTTGACGTTTCCGGCGGCCACCAGATCGCGCTCCGCCTTCCACCCAACGATGCGCTCGGTCACGTTCGACGCGTAGGGCGAGTTCGGGTGTTCCTTCAGGAACGCGCCGAAGACGTCGCTGATGACCTGGTCGTAGTACTCAACCCTGTAGCTGTCGCTCGGGCTAAGTTGATACTTCTGCAGGTTTTCGTAGTCACGCGCTATCTGATGCTCGGCCCGTTGCTCGGGCGTCCAGCGGATGACCGCGGCAATGTCCGCCCTGTCGACGCGGCGTGTTTGCGTGATCGTCCCGCCGGCGAACTCCAGCAGGATCGAAAGCGACGAAGCGTCCTCGGACACGATCTCACCCTCGAGCGCCGTGCCGTCCTTGAGTTTGACGGTGTCGGCCCGGGCGTAAAGTCCGGCCAGCAACCACACGGCCAATATCAAGCAGTAGCAGGTCCGCATTGAGTCCTCATTGGGCGCGACGAATCTGGATCGAGACGTACTGGCTGCGCGGGATGCTGAACTTTTTCACCTCGACCGTCACCGCATCGGCCATCTGGCGGGCGAGAATTGCCCCGGCGATTTCATGGGCGACCGCCTCGACCAATTTGCGCGGCCGTTCCGTGACCAACTGGCGGACCAGGTCCGCGACGATATCGTAGCGGCTCGTAGCGGCTTCGGCATCCTGACGCCCCGCTTCTGTGAGGTCGCGTTCCATCTCCACCGTGATGAGCAATCTCTGGGCCTGTGCGCGCTCGGATTCCGTGACGCCGATGTGCGCGTCCACCTCGAGATCCTTGATGACGATCTTATCCACGCACGACCTCGGGCTTGGCGAGGAATTGTTGCAACTCACCGAGATGCTCACAGATGAGGTCGGGTCCCATCGCGCGCAGTTTCTCGAGGGAATTGTAGCCCGTCAACACCGCGCAGGTGTGGATGCCGCCCGCCTGACCGGCCTCGATATCGTGTTCCATGTCGCCGACAAACATCGTCTCGTCGCGGTCGAGGTGGTTCTCGTCGAGGATGTGGTGGATCGTCGATGTCTTGTCGACAATGCCAATGTATGGCTTGGTAATGAAAGATTTGATACCGAAAAGATCCCCCAACGTTTCGTAGGTGTGGGGATCGACCGTGCTGGCGATGTACACGCCCATGCGCCGTTCCTTGCAGAAGCGCAAAAACTCCTGCGTGTGCGGCAGGACGGTGATGGCGGCGTGGTGTTTTGGATATTCTGCCAGAAAAATCTCTTCCAGTTTCGCCTGCGGTATGTGGGAGACGCGCGTCTCGTAGAACTTGCGAACCGGCAGGCAAAACTCCGCGCGGAACTGCGGCAGGGACATCGCCGGCAAACCACAGAACGCGAGCACGTGGTTCGTGGTCCTCACCACCGGCAGCAAATCATCGAC is part of the Verrucomicrobiia bacterium genome and encodes:
- a CDS encoding HAD family hydrolase, whose protein sequence is MVIRNVILDWSGTLVDDLLPVVRTTNHVLAFCGLPAMSLPQFRAEFCLPVRKFYETRVSHIPQAKLEEIFLAEYPKHHAAITVLPHTQEFLRFCKERRMGVYIASTVDPHTYETLGDLFGIKSFITKPYIGIVDKTSTIHHILDENHLDRDETMFVGDMEHDIEAGQAGGIHTCAVLTGYNSLEKLRAMGPDLICEHLGELQQFLAKPEVVRG